A single window of Candidatus Paceibacterota bacterium DNA harbors:
- a CDS encoding PfkB family carbohydrate kinase, which produces MFSKSHRQNKILVSGSLAIDLIFDIHGKIQNEIVMPIESQQNMMFVAKRKIERYGGTGGNIAYGLGLLGAKPILVSAVGKDFDNGFRKHLLSNGVIPKVFIDKNGFTANFYGMSDEKGQQVGVWQPNCYHEVIEKFPLSKIVARTVLATVSHAIVSAGTGKSMLSHTEELRKLCGKEITIIFDPGQVLSVFYDKTLLEKTLKLADIFIGNEVEFKQAESILGYSREEIFKLGVATLIETKGSKGSIVYHKDGAKEKVSAVKPKKIVGTTGAGDAYRSGLLFGLSRGQSLRKSCELGAKIAAKSIEYSGAQEYKL; this is translated from the coding sequence ATGTTTTCAAAAAGTCACAGACAAAACAAAATTCTTGTTTCGGGTTCGCTTGCAATCGACCTGATTTTTGATATTCATGGGAAAATTCAGAATGAAATTGTCATGCCTATCGAAAGCCAGCAAAATATGATGTTTGTGGCAAAGCGAAAGATCGAACGATACGGAGGAACTGGAGGAAATATTGCTTACGGCCTTGGGCTTCTTGGCGCAAAGCCGATTCTTGTATCTGCGGTAGGGAAAGATTTCGACAATGGTTTTCGCAAACATTTACTCTCTAATGGCGTGATTCCTAAAGTTTTTATTGATAAAAACGGCTTTACCGCGAATTTTTATGGAATGTCTGATGAAAAAGGACAGCAAGTAGGAGTGTGGCAGCCAAATTGCTATCACGAAGTAATTGAAAAATTTCCTCTGTCTAAAATTGTAGCAAGGACAGTCCTTGCTACGGTGTCGCATGCGATTGTTTCTGCGGGTACTGGTAAGAGTATGCTTTCTCATACAGAAGAGCTCCGAAAACTGTGTGGGAAAGAAATAACCATTATCTTTGATCCGGGCCAAGTGCTTTCTGTGTTCTACGATAAAACACTTCTTGAAAAAACTCTGAAACTCGCCGATATTTTCATAGGAAACGAAGTAGAATTCAAGCAAGCCGAAAGTATTTTGGGATACTCGCGAGAAGAAATCTTTAAACTCGGAGTGGCCACTCTTATTGAAACCAAAGGAAGCAAGGGAAGCATCGTTTATCATAAGGACGGCGCTAAAGAAAAAGTAAGCGCAGTAAAACCAAAAAAGATTGTTGGAACAACAGGCGCGGGCGATGCGTATCGCTCGGGGCTTCTTTTCGGCCTCTCACGAGGACAGTCCTTGCGAAAATCTTGTGAGTTGGGAGCGAAAATCGCAGCGAAAAGTATCGAATATTCCGGAGCACAGGAATATAAACTCTAG